From Echinicola soli, a single genomic window includes:
- a CDS encoding cellulase family glycosylhydrolase: MKKSINLIASVGLAALLLSCGGQKQTEEKEEIAQETVSEAEGERWSKEKANAWYAAQDWLVGANFNPSNSINQLEMWQEDTFSPELIDKELGWAEEIGMNTMRVYLHDLAYQQDPDGFLDRMEKMLEIMDKHGMKPLFVFFDSCWDPFVEAGEQRDPKPHVHNSGWVQSPGYYALEDSTQYPRLEKYVKAVVGRFADDDRILGWDIWNEPDNDTGVSYRDKEHPNKVDYVLPLMKDAFAWARSQNPSQPLTSGVWLGDWSSEEVMTPIQLAQLHLSDIISFHNYDSPEEFQKRIDWLKRYDRPMLCTEYMARPNGSTFEGFLPIAKEENIAMFNWGLVDGKTQTKYPWDSWEKEYTAEPDLWFHEVFHTDGTPYKKSETDLIKSLTGR; this comes from the coding sequence ATGAAAAAATCTATAAACCTTATCGCCTCGGTTGGTTTGGCAGCTTTGCTGCTGAGTTGTGGAGGCCAGAAACAAACAGAAGAAAAGGAAGAAATCGCTCAGGAAACTGTCTCGGAGGCTGAAGGGGAGAGATGGAGTAAGGAAAAAGCCAATGCTTGGTATGCAGCACAAGATTGGCTGGTTGGAGCCAATTTTAATCCAAGTAATTCCATCAATCAGTTGGAAATGTGGCAGGAGGATACTTTTTCGCCGGAATTGATCGATAAAGAACTGGGCTGGGCGGAAGAGATTGGCATGAACACCATGCGGGTGTATCTTCATGACTTGGCATATCAGCAAGACCCTGATGGCTTTTTGGACCGAATGGAAAAAATGCTGGAAATCATGGACAAACACGGGATGAAGCCATTGTTTGTATTCTTTGATTCCTGCTGGGATCCATTTGTGGAAGCAGGGGAGCAACGTGATCCCAAGCCGCATGTACACAACTCTGGGTGGGTGCAAAGTCCTGGCTATTATGCACTGGAAGACAGTACACAATACCCTAGACTGGAAAAATATGTCAAAGCGGTGGTCGGTAGGTTTGCTGATGATGACCGCATTTTGGGTTGGGATATCTGGAATGAGCCGGACAATGACACAGGCGTTTCCTACAGGGATAAAGAGCATCCAAACAAAGTGGATTATGTATTGCCTTTAATGAAGGATGCCTTCGCTTGGGCCAGGTCACAAAATCCTTCACAGCCCCTTACTTCTGGTGTTTGGCTAGGGGATTGGTCTTCGGAAGAAGTGATGACACCGATCCAGCTGGCACAGCTTCACCTTTCGGATATCATTTCATTTCACAATTACGATTCACCAGAAGAATTCCAAAAACGTATCGATTGGCTGAAGCGGTATGACCGTCCGATGCTCTGTACCGAATACATGGCCCGGCCAAATGGCAGTACCTTCGAAGGCTTTCTGCCTATTGCCAAAGAAGAAAATATTGCAATGTTCAATTGGGGATTGGTAGATGGAAAGACCCAGACCAAATATCCCTGGGACAGCTGGGAGAAGGAATATACTGCAGAGCCAGACCTTTGGTTTCATGAAGTGTTTCACACGGATGGTACACCCTATAAAAAATCCGAAACTGATTTGATCAAGTCTTTGACTGGAAGATGA
- a CDS encoding glycosyltransferase family 2 protein, whose amino-acid sequence MPQKRSISVIIPNYNGRQLLERYLPAAFRALEKATVPFEVIVVDDASSDTSVEFVRSHYPEVGLLVNSINQGFSFTCNQGIKSSQYELVMLLNSDVLLEDDYFEHLWRYFEHPDSFGVMGQIINDQGKTEDAARMMAFQGVKFKATHFYYCKDPEKWTPTAYLSGANALIDRKKLLELGGFDEIYSPFYVEDVDLSLRAWRMGWKCYYDHRAICHHEVSSTTKKHHTKKKLYPVLYRNKFILQAIHLDGMNLWKWRFQLILLEILPRVLIGKWWIVRAFVAYKNKKPQIRRSKNKLKKLMQKHQGQKSLFDIKKDFFDPVKDWESFSTGED is encoded by the coding sequence ATGCCGCAAAAAAGGAGCATTTCTGTTATAATCCCCAATTACAATGGCCGGCAATTGCTGGAAAGGTACCTTCCCGCTGCATTCAGGGCATTGGAAAAAGCAACTGTGCCTTTTGAGGTGATCGTGGTGGATGATGCTTCTTCTGACACCTCCGTGGAATTTGTCCGTAGCCATTATCCAGAAGTTGGATTATTGGTAAATTCCATAAATCAGGGTTTTTCTTTTACTTGCAACCAAGGGATCAAATCTTCTCAATACGAGTTGGTCATGCTGCTCAATTCCGACGTGTTGCTTGAAGATGATTACTTTGAGCATCTTTGGAGGTATTTTGAGCATCCGGACAGCTTTGGGGTGATGGGGCAGATCATCAATGACCAAGGCAAAACAGAAGATGCTGCCAGAATGATGGCCTTTCAAGGGGTGAAATTCAAGGCTACCCATTTCTACTACTGCAAGGATCCCGAAAAGTGGACGCCCACAGCCTACCTTTCCGGTGCCAATGCGTTGATCGACCGTAAAAAGCTGCTTGAGTTGGGCGGTTTCGATGAAATCTACTCTCCTTTCTATGTCGAAGATGTGGACCTCAGCCTTCGCGCTTGGCGCATGGGCTGGAAGTGCTATTATGACCATCGGGCCATCTGTCACCATGAAGTTTCTTCCACCACCAAAAAACATCATACCAAAAAGAAGCTCTATCCCGTTCTTTATAGAAACAAGTTTATCCTGCAGGCCATTCATTTGGATGGGATGAACCTATGGAAGTGGCGTTTCCAGCTGATCCTATTGGAAATATTGCCGCGAGTGCTGATCGGAAAATGGTGGATCGTTCGGGCTTTTGTCGCCTACAAAAACAAGAAACCTCAAATCAGACGCTCCAAGAATAAATTGAAAAAACTCATGCAAAAACATCAAGGACAAAAAAGCCTTTTTGACATCAAAAAAGACTTTTTTGATCCAGTAAAAGATTGGGAGAGCTTCTCCACCGGGGAGGATTGA
- a CDS encoding RNA polymerase sigma factor, which produces MSFSKPNQSENITLGQLVNGNEQAFSVLFEEYSPQVYYIGLKYLKSQDLANDVVQDTFLKLWNYRSYIDSSQPIKPLIVTFAKRIILNLIRDEKRKIFKHLEIYAASSTYSNKTEEQVIFNETHQVYQEAVKALPERRREVFLLKSAQGKSNEEVAEALDLSVNTVKSQYTKALRAIREFISNYYAVLALAVAATGEI; this is translated from the coding sequence ATGTCCTTTTCAAAACCTAATCAAAGTGAAAACATTACCCTTGGGCAGCTTGTCAACGGGAATGAGCAAGCCTTCTCAGTACTTTTCGAAGAGTATTCTCCCCAAGTGTATTACATAGGACTAAAGTACTTGAAGTCACAAGATTTGGCCAATGACGTGGTACAGGATACTTTCCTGAAACTCTGGAACTATAGGTCGTATATAGATAGTTCCCAGCCGATCAAACCGCTGATCGTAACTTTTGCCAAGCGGATTATTCTCAATTTGATCCGGGATGAAAAGCGCAAGATTTTCAAGCATCTTGAGATCTATGCTGCCTCTAGCACTTATTCCAATAAAACCGAAGAACAGGTTATTTTCAATGAAACCCATCAAGTTTACCAAGAGGCCGTGAAGGCCCTTCCAGAGCGTAGGAGGGAAGTTTTTTTGCTAAAGTCTGCCCAAGGGAAAAGCAATGAGGAAGTGGCTGAAGCCTTGGATTTATCTGTCAATACCGTCAAATCCCAATACACCAAGGCCCTGCGGGCCATTCGGGAATTTATCTCCAACTATTATGCTGTGCTGGCTCTTGCTGTAGCTGCGACAGGGGAGATATAG
- a CDS encoding FecR family protein, producing the protein MKRPTEEQLSNYFNNHLNPRDAKKVLEWLATPEGQAYLNRRLEADFKALDHGQKILLRPKVSAEDILRSAEAQQRRPAMVKHRPGFGILRLAASVALILAVLGGLIYVLKGWTSYEEYQTAFAESADIRLPDGSMVHMSGNSKLKFAKVWEIGEPREIWFEGEGYFDVVKNKAANKFTVKTAQNFDVQVLGTTFTITARESASRVVLETGAIALHVESRSGADQIMMEPGELVEMDQDHDLLIKKEVRPEIYTSRKDDELVFDKTPLKEITRILKDDYGFTVVVNDSEILNEKFTGVVPSKDVETLLEGLRSLLDVKIIRDDNIIKLIH; encoded by the coding sequence ATGAAACGACCTACTGAAGAGCAGTTATCAAATTATTTTAATAATCACCTGAATCCAAGGGATGCCAAAAAGGTCCTGGAATGGCTAGCTACGCCTGAAGGGCAAGCCTATTTGAACCGGCGATTGGAAGCAGATTTTAAGGCATTGGACCACGGACAGAAGATATTGCTTAGGCCCAAGGTGTCCGCAGAGGATATTCTGAGAAGTGCCGAAGCCCAGCAAAGGCGACCGGCTATGGTCAAGCACCGTCCGGGATTTGGCATACTACGCCTAGCAGCTTCCGTCGCGCTGATCTTGGCGGTGTTGGGAGGATTGATCTACGTTCTTAAGGGATGGACTTCTTATGAAGAGTATCAGACTGCCTTTGCAGAGTCAGCTGATATTCGTCTGCCAGATGGGTCGATGGTACACATGAGCGGAAATAGTAAGCTGAAGTTTGCCAAAGTTTGGGAGATCGGCGAGCCCCGCGAAATTTGGTTTGAGGGAGAGGGTTATTTTGATGTTGTAAAGAATAAGGCTGCCAATAAATTCACAGTGAAGACTGCACAGAACTTCGATGTGCAGGTTTTGGGCACGACCTTTACCATTACTGCCCGTGAATCAGCATCAAGAGTGGTGCTGGAAACAGGGGCAATAGCACTTCATGTGGAAAGCAGGAGCGGGGCAGATCAGATCATGATGGAGCCGGGGGAACTGGTAGAGATGGATCAGGACCATGACTTACTGATCAAGAAAGAAGTAAGGCCGGAAATTTATACCAGCAGGAAAGATGACGAACTGGTCTTCGATAAAACACCACTTAAGGAAATTACCAGAATTCTTAAGGATGATTATGGTTTCACCGTCGTAGTCAATGATTCAGAGATACTCAATGAGAAATTCACAGGCGTAGTGCCTTCCAAGGATGTGGAAACCTTGCTGGAGGGACTGCGAAGTCTGTTGGATGTAAAAATCATCCGAGATGATAATATCATAAAATTGATTCACTAA
- a CDS encoding family 43 glycosylhydrolase, with the protein MAFLLGIGQELSAQQQAGQVRKAPAPMYRDPIYDGAADPVMVWNRQERSWWMLYTTRRANMPTQDVSAYYGTKIGIASTKDHGQTWVFRGYLNLEFERGWNTFWAPEVIYHDGQYHMFVSYIQGVRSHWGGASHIHHYTSENLWDWSHQGPLTLSSDEIIDATIFKMDNGKFRIWYKDDSLGGITMVSESDDLMDWETKEAPAIGGDAHEGPKVFEYQGYYWMLTDEWHGMRVYRSDDLKDWTKQGLVLDKPSEREDDTPSGAHGDVLVFGDKAFVFYFTHPGRSSHSVTDPNKTFHENHRTTIQVAPLIFDGETLKDDRSNPFDFYLPDGK; encoded by the coding sequence ATGGCTTTCCTATTGGGCATTGGACAGGAGCTCTCGGCACAGCAGCAAGCCGGACAAGTACGTAAAGCTCCAGCCCCTATGTACAGGGATCCCATTTATGATGGTGCAGCAGATCCGGTGATGGTTTGGAACAGACAGGAAAGATCCTGGTGGATGCTTTATACCACCAGAAGGGCCAATATGCCCACCCAGGATGTTTCTGCCTATTACGGTACCAAGATTGGCATAGCTTCTACAAAGGATCACGGGCAGACTTGGGTGTTCAGGGGATATCTCAATCTGGAATTTGAACGGGGTTGGAATACCTTTTGGGCACCGGAAGTAATATACCATGATGGCCAATACCATATGTTTGTTTCCTATATCCAAGGTGTCCGTAGCCACTGGGGAGGGGCGAGCCATATTCACCATTATACCAGTGAAAACCTATGGGACTGGAGCCATCAAGGGCCATTGACACTTTCTTCTGATGAAATCATCGATGCGACCATCTTTAAAATGGACAATGGGAAATTCCGGATTTGGTATAAGGATGATAGCCTTGGAGGCATCACCATGGTTTCTGAATCGGATGATTTGATGGATTGGGAAACCAAAGAAGCGCCGGCTATCGGTGGAGATGCCCATGAAGGGCCGAAGGTTTTTGAATACCAAGGTTACTACTGGATGCTGACCGATGAATGGCACGGGATGCGGGTGTACCGCTCTGATGATCTGAAAGACTGGACCAAGCAAGGACTGGTGTTGGACAAGCCTTCCGAGAGGGAAGATGACACGCCAAGCGGAGCGCATGGAGATGTGTTGGTGTTTGGGGACAAAGCCTTTGTGTTCTATTTTACACATCCGGGCAGAAGTAGCCATTCGGTCACTGACCCAAATAAAACGTTTCACGAAAACCACCGGACCACTATCCAGGTAGCGCCACTGATCTTTGACGGTGAAACGCTTAAGGATGACCGCAGCAACCCATTTGACTTTTACCTGCCAGATGGTAAGTGA
- a CDS encoding glycoside hydrolase family 43 protein, which produces MKTTLAITALALAGTVACQSKTSNDSTATSTESEEVKRAGNPIVEGWYADPEGIIYDDTYWIYPTYSDVYEKQVFMDAFSSKDLVNWTKHERIIDTAEVKWAEKAMWAPGVISKDDKYYLFFAANDVHEGEVGGIGVAVADQPQGPFKDLLGEPLINEIVNGAQPIDQYIFKDQDGAYYMYYGGWGHCNVVKLNDDFTGIVPFEDGEMYKEVTPDSYVEGPFMFIRDGKYYFMWSEGGWGGPDYSVAYAIADSPFGPFKREGKILQQDPEVATGAGHHSVLHAPGEEDYYIVYHRRPLTETHHNHRVTCIDKMEFDENGKIKPVKITFDGVAADPLK; this is translated from the coding sequence ATGAAAACTACTTTAGCAATAACGGCATTGGCATTGGCCGGAACAGTGGCCTGCCAGTCCAAAACATCAAATGATAGCACTGCCACTTCCACAGAGAGTGAAGAGGTGAAACGTGCTGGAAACCCGATTGTAGAAGGTTGGTATGCCGATCCGGAAGGAATTATTTACGATGATACCTATTGGATATATCCTACCTATTCGGACGTATATGAAAAGCAAGTCTTTATGGATGCCTTTTCCTCCAAGGACTTGGTAAACTGGACTAAACATGAACGTATTATTGATACGGCAGAGGTGAAATGGGCGGAAAAAGCCATGTGGGCACCGGGAGTCATCAGCAAGGATGATAAATATTACCTGTTTTTTGCGGCCAACGATGTGCATGAAGGTGAAGTGGGCGGAATTGGCGTGGCTGTGGCAGATCAGCCACAAGGGCCGTTCAAGGATTTGCTTGGAGAACCCCTTATCAATGAGATCGTGAATGGTGCCCAGCCGATTGACCAGTATATTTTTAAGGATCAGGACGGTGCATATTACATGTATTACGGGGGATGGGGCCACTGCAATGTGGTAAAGCTAAACGATGACTTTACCGGTATTGTGCCATTTGAAGATGGTGAAATGTATAAAGAAGTGACACCGGATAGCTATGTGGAAGGCCCATTCATGTTTATCCGTGATGGTAAATATTATTTCATGTGGTCTGAAGGTGGCTGGGGTGGACCGGATTATTCGGTGGCCTATGCCATTGCAGATAGTCCGTTTGGACCGTTTAAGCGGGAAGGAAAAATACTCCAGCAAGATCCTGAAGTAGCCACTGGAGCAGGGCACCATTCTGTGTTGCATGCCCCGGGAGAGGAGGATTACTACATCGTTTACCACAGAAGGCCACTTACTGAGACCCACCATAATCACCGGGTAACCTGTATCGATAAGATGGAATTTGATGAAAACGGGAAGATCAAGCCAGTGAAAATCACTTTTGATGGAGTGGCTGCTGATCCGCTGAAATAG
- a CDS encoding LuxR C-terminal-related transcriptional regulator, with protein MDDKEYFSHLYEIAKLLNKEFSLHAVLTQSLKKTIELLHLDTGWIWLVQAGTQNVYLAASYNLPPALAQHPERLSGQCFCIQRYLADELSTAQNISEITCSRLKNIASGTRELKFHATIPIMIEKQKVGLINLVSRTSQRLNDKQLYILNTISELISTAILRTWEQGSSPSSKPSGASFKEILQRILLPQLSSLEVSLHNNHNPIDQLRALQEQFQMILADLPNDPQEANAPSEFHYPTSPLTDRELEILSLVKSGLTNKRIAEQLFISERTVKFHLTSVFSKLFAKTRTEAVQTAIKRGFLLD; from the coding sequence ATGGACGATAAAGAGTATTTTTCTCATCTTTATGAAATCGCAAAGCTTCTGAACAAGGAATTTTCATTACATGCTGTACTAACACAATCCCTGAAAAAGACCATAGAGCTGCTCCATTTGGATACCGGATGGATATGGCTAGTTCAAGCAGGGACTCAGAATGTTTACCTGGCCGCAAGTTATAACCTCCCTCCTGCACTGGCCCAGCACCCAGAACGACTTTCTGGCCAGTGTTTTTGCATTCAACGGTACCTTGCCGATGAACTGTCCACTGCCCAAAACATCAGTGAAATCACTTGTAGCAGATTGAAAAACATCGCTAGCGGTACTAGGGAACTAAAATTTCACGCTACCATTCCTATCATGATAGAAAAACAGAAAGTCGGGCTTATCAATTTGGTTAGCAGGACCTCACAGCGGTTAAATGACAAACAACTTTATATTTTAAATACCATAAGTGAACTCATTAGCACTGCTATCCTGCGGACATGGGAACAAGGCAGTTCCCCATCCTCCAAACCTTCGGGAGCCAGTTTTAAAGAAATACTTCAAAGGATTCTCCTTCCGCAATTATCCAGTCTTGAAGTATCACTGCATAACAATCACAATCCTATAGATCAATTAAGAGCGCTTCAAGAGCAATTCCAGATGATCCTTGCTGATCTTCCAAATGACCCACAAGAAGCTAACGCGCCCAGTGAATTTCACTATCCCACTTCACCTCTTACTGATCGGGAACTCGAAATTTTATCCTTGGTAAAATCCGGCTTGACCAACAAGCGCATCGCCGAGCAATTATTCATAAGCGAACGTACCGTGAAGTTTCATTTAACCTCCGTCTTTTCCAAGCTTTTTGCCAAAACACGTACCGAAGCTGTCCAAACTGCCATCAAGAGGGGATTTTTATTGGACTGA
- a CDS encoding family 43 glycosylhydrolase, whose amino-acid sequence MIKLNTKWIGILLAFFLASACQSAKEDRQKNKEAEDVAIVNPVLPGDHPDPTVVKVGEYFYASATSNEWAPLFPIFKSADLVNWEIVNYVFPDGAPEWARNNFWAPELAYDENQGKFYAYYTARDKESNRLSVAVASADSPEGEFTDHGPLVAQEAGSIDAYEARDENGKLFLTWKEDGNSRGLPTPIWAQEINEERTKLLGKPQELFRNDQEWEMHLIEGISIFRKNDYFYATYSAGACCDVACNYRAGVARAKKLLGPWEKYEKNPVLMDNEDWKCAGHGTVVKNGGEHYLLYHAYSTEGSVYVGREGVLEKINWTADGWPVFENKATYDLEKSSLSFTDDFSASLNPIWQWRVTQDIQYTTGDQGLLLAASEENEQLGTLLVQKSTSPEYSIEVTIDPAKSDAMGGILLVGGANNGFGAPVAGMGLAVKDGEVQVIENRDQKLEVKVTEKLASEVPVQLKMDVTEGHILKFSFSQDGAEWTTIGTQYDAAHLVPWGMGYRLGIFAKGNVDQNVNYKQVTITAN is encoded by the coding sequence ATGATAAAACTGAATACAAAGTGGATTGGGATTTTGTTGGCCTTTTTCCTAGCCTCAGCATGTCAATCTGCCAAGGAAGATCGTCAAAAAAATAAGGAAGCAGAGGATGTGGCCATAGTCAATCCCGTTTTGCCGGGAGACCATCCCGACCCCACGGTAGTAAAGGTGGGGGAGTATTTTTACGCCTCTGCCACCTCCAATGAATGGGCACCCCTTTTTCCAATCTTCAAATCAGCTGATTTGGTGAATTGGGAAATCGTGAATTACGTCTTTCCTGATGGAGCACCGGAATGGGCCAGAAATAATTTTTGGGCTCCTGAATTGGCCTATGATGAAAATCAAGGGAAATTTTACGCTTATTACACGGCCAGGGACAAAGAAAGCAACCGATTGAGTGTGGCGGTAGCCAGTGCGGATTCCCCTGAAGGGGAATTTACGGATCATGGTCCGCTGGTGGCCCAGGAGGCAGGCTCTATCGATGCCTATGAAGCCAGGGATGAAAATGGCAAACTGTTCTTGACCTGGAAGGAAGATGGAAATAGCAGGGGACTTCCTACTCCCATTTGGGCACAGGAAATCAATGAGGAAAGGACCAAACTGCTCGGAAAGCCCCAGGAATTGTTTCGCAATGACCAGGAGTGGGAAATGCACTTGATCGAAGGAATTAGCATTTTCCGGAAGAATGATTATTTCTATGCGACCTATTCGGCCGGAGCTTGCTGCGATGTAGCCTGTAATTACAGAGCAGGTGTGGCCAGGGCAAAAAAACTGTTGGGCCCTTGGGAAAAGTATGAAAAGAATCCAGTGCTGATGGACAATGAGGATTGGAAATGTGCAGGGCATGGAACCGTCGTCAAAAATGGTGGCGAACATTATTTGCTCTATCATGCTTACAGTACCGAGGGAAGTGTCTATGTGGGAAGGGAAGGAGTACTGGAAAAAATCAATTGGACAGCTGATGGTTGGCCTGTTTTTGAGAATAAGGCGACCTATGATCTGGAAAAATCCTCACTGTCATTTACGGATGATTTTAGCGCAAGTTTAAATCCTATTTGGCAGTGGCGGGTAACTCAGGATATCCAATATACGACTGGCGATCAAGGGCTCCTTTTGGCGGCCTCCGAGGAAAATGAGCAGCTGGGAACCCTGTTGGTACAGAAATCAACTTCTCCTGAGTATTCGATCGAAGTGACAATAGATCCTGCCAAAAGTGATGCCATGGGAGGGATTCTTTTGGTGGGGGGTGCCAATAACGGTTTTGGTGCGCCCGTGGCTGGAATGGGCCTGGCGGTGAAGGATGGAGAAGTACAGGTGATCGAAAACCGCGACCAAAAGCTGGAGGTGAAAGTTACGGAGAAATTGGCCAGCGAAGTGCCGGTGCAGTTGAAAATGGATGTGACCGAAGGGCATATATTGAAGTTTAGTTTCAGTCAGGATGGTGCGGAATGGACCACCATAGGAACGCAGTACGACGCAGCTCATTTGGTGCCTTGGGGTATGGGCTACCGATTGGGGATTTTTGCCAAAGGCAATGTAGATCAAAATGTGAATTATAAGCAGGTTACCATCACAGCAAATTGA
- a CDS encoding NADPH-dependent FMN reductase: MKIAILLGAVRAGRQSSKVGQYVANTLGQKDVDVEVIDLARSNLPIFGTAEPDDEGTKWTIDGVGNQLDEADAIIFVTPEYHGSFSGVLKNALDYYWKEFQRKPIGVVAVSAGRMAGINASTQLQHVILSLGGYPLPLKLLVSEVHHAFDETGKLADPNVERHTEKFIQEFLWFSKAISLVKKENLPV, from the coding sequence ATGAAAATCGCTATTTTACTCGGTGCCGTGAGGGCCGGAAGACAATCTTCAAAAGTTGGCCAATATGTAGCCAATACACTCGGGCAAAAAGACGTGGATGTAGAGGTTATAGACTTAGCCCGATCCAATCTGCCCATTTTTGGCACTGCTGAACCTGATGACGAAGGCACCAAATGGACCATTGACGGAGTTGGGAACCAACTGGACGAAGCAGACGCTATAATTTTCGTTACGCCAGAATATCACGGCAGCTTCTCCGGAGTGCTAAAAAATGCCCTGGATTATTACTGGAAAGAATTCCAGCGAAAGCCAATTGGCGTAGTGGCAGTTTCTGCCGGCAGAATGGCAGGCATTAATGCCTCCACCCAACTGCAACATGTCATCCTAAGCCTCGGAGGATACCCTCTTCCCCTAAAGCTCTTGGTTTCTGAAGTACACCATGCTTTTGACGAAACGGGAAAACTAGCAGACCCCAATGTGGAACGGCATACCGAAAAGTTCATTCAGGAATTCCTTTGGTTTTCTAAGGCAATTTCCCTGGTAAAAAAAGAGAACCTTCCTGTTTGA
- a CDS encoding sialidase family protein → MTSCFGAGSPPSPKDYTIRWNQSTLEKVSGDGDHYAGYARCRELADGSLGFAYEAGGNIFFRVRTGKGWQEPILVAAAAPEVGMAVPDFTVLGNGDVLLGYNPRPRRNAKDKHFGIRTVRSTDNGTTWQDDQLVYEAGTSFGDGCWEPVFLQLPDGDIQLYFADEGIFTHSNEQRIAMVSSTDSGTTWSKIPKTVSFRKGARDGMPVPVWLEKEERIAVAIEDNGHGPFKPYILFNDGTEWDEEIAGNSSARSYAMADSLPEKDYAGAPYLAKASNGLTFLSFQWGDRLEDAQMAVAIGDEGAQNFTNVTWPFDLAKGKTGHWNSLTVLEDGRIVALTSTNGYSETDQTEVWMIMGEMVKK, encoded by the coding sequence ATGACTTCCTGCTTTGGAGCAGGAAGTCCCCCATCCCCAAAAGATTATACGATTCGCTGGAATCAATCTACGTTAGAGAAAGTTTCAGGGGATGGCGATCACTATGCAGGCTATGCCCGATGCCGCGAATTAGCAGATGGAAGTCTGGGTTTTGCGTACGAGGCAGGCGGCAATATTTTTTTTAGAGTCCGTACCGGAAAAGGATGGCAAGAGCCAATACTCGTGGCAGCTGCAGCGCCTGAAGTAGGGATGGCGGTGCCTGATTTTACGGTTTTGGGGAATGGAGATGTGCTGCTGGGCTATAATCCGCGGCCAAGGAGAAATGCCAAGGACAAGCACTTTGGGATCCGGACGGTAAGAAGCACGGACAATGGAACTACATGGCAAGATGACCAGCTCGTATATGAAGCGGGGACTAGCTTTGGTGATGGCTGCTGGGAGCCTGTATTCCTTCAGCTTCCAGATGGCGATATACAGCTTTACTTTGCTGATGAAGGCATATTTACCCATTCCAATGAGCAGCGGATCGCTATGGTAAGTTCCACCGACAGTGGCACCACCTGGAGTAAAATACCCAAGACAGTGAGTTTTAGAAAGGGTGCCAGAGATGGTATGCCGGTACCTGTTTGGCTAGAAAAGGAGGAGCGTATCGCGGTGGCCATTGAGGATAATGGTCACGGACCTTTTAAGCCCTATATTCTTTTCAATGACGGAACGGAATGGGATGAGGAGATAGCAGGGAACTCATCAGCTCGAAGCTATGCCATGGCCGACAGCCTGCCTGAGAAGGACTATGCCGGAGCACCCTATCTGGCCAAAGCATCCAATGGCCTTACTTTCCTGTCTTTCCAATGGGGTGATCGATTGGAAGATGCACAGATGGCCGTTGCTATTGGAGATGAAGGCGCCCAAAACTTCACTAATGTCACTTGGCCCTTTGATTTGGCAAAAGGTAAAACCGGACACTGGAACAGCCTTACTGTCTTGGAGGATGGGAGGATCGTGGCACTGACCAGTACCAATGGATATTCTGAAACTGATCAGACGGAGGTATGGATGATTATGGGAGAAATGGTGAAAAAATGA